The following are encoded together in the Malaya genurostris strain Urasoe2022 chromosome 3, Malgen_1.1, whole genome shotgun sequence genome:
- the LOC131438090 gene encoding kxDL motif-containing protein CG10681: MMNSEMSSSMHSGRPESEFSIECFQNYTAPEVFVQGLAGLVNQADVEVIIRAQKQMLQRFEKTNEMLLNCNALSQSRLKIANEDFKKHTKLLHDMKKDLDYIFKKIRSIKSKLGTQYPLAFAEAEAKNKPVSFDEEDEIDTASRAETLDERNSNSQSKTSTPVKLNADDDKRHLQKQASQKKKNSTSQAGEVTTTVSYMKMEQSPENRKSGKTTPIDPKRSSLLSTNSSSTDNSNDSSECTSDTG, translated from the exons ATGATGAATTCCGAGATGAGTAGTAGTATGCACTCGGGTAGGCCCGAAAGTGAATTCAGCATTGAATGTTTCCAGAACTATACTGCACCAGAGGTGTTTGTCCAAGGACTAGCTGGTTTAGTCAATCAAGCTGATGTTGAAGTCATTATTAGGGCACAGAAACAGAT GCTGCAAAGATTTGAAAAGACAAACGAAATGCTTCTGAACTGCAATGCTCTCAGCCAAAGCAGGCTAAAGATTGCTAATGAGGATTTTAAGAAACACACCAAATTACTGCACGATATGAAAAAAGATTTggattatattttcaaaaagattCGCAGTATAAAGTCTAAGCTTGGTACACAATATCCCCTAGCATTTGCCGAAGCGGAAGCAAAAAATAAACCTGTAAGTTTTGATGAGGAGGACGAAATAGACACAGCGAGTCGTGCCGAAACTCTGGATGAACGAAATAGCAATAGTCAGTCCAAAACTTCAACGCCGGTAAAATTGAATGCAGACGACGACAAAAGGCATCTGCAGAAACAAGCTTCacagaaaaagaaaaacagCACAAGTCAAGCTGGCGAAGTGACGACTACCGTAAGTTACATGAAAATGGAGCAGAGTCCAGAAAATCGGAAGTCGGGCAAAACGACACCAATTGATCCTAAAAGAAGTTCGTTACTATCCACAAATAGCAGTTCTACGGATAATTCAAATGATTCATCGGAGTGTACTTCAGATACTGGATAG